In Symphalangus syndactylus isolate Jambi chromosome 6, NHGRI_mSymSyn1-v2.1_pri, whole genome shotgun sequence, a genomic segment contains:
- the ACP2 gene encoding lysosomal acid phosphatase isoform X1: MAGKRSGWSRAALLQLLLGVNLVVMPPTQARSLRFVTLLYRHGDRSPVKTYPKDPYQEEEWPQGFGQLTKEGMLQHWELGQALRQRYHGFLNTSYHRQEVYVRSTDFDRTLMSAEANLAGLFPPNGMQRFNPNISWQPIPVHTVPISEDRLLKFPLGPCPRYEQLQNETRQTPEYQNENSRNAQFLDMVANETGLTDLTLETVWNVYDTLFCEQTHGLRLPPWASPQTMQRLSQLKDFSFRFLFGIYQQAEKARLQGGVLLAQIRKNLTLMATTSQLPKLLVYSAHDTTLVALQMALDVYNGEQAPYASCHIFELYQEDSGNFSVEMYFRNESDKAPWPLSLPGCPHRCPLQDFLRLTEPVVPKDWQQECQLASGPADTEVIVALAVCGSILFLLIVLLLTVLFRMQAQPPGYRHVADGEDHA; this comes from the exons ATGGCGGGCAAGCGGTCCGGCTGGAGCCGGGCGGCTCTCCTCCAGCTCCTTCTCGGCGTGAACCTGGTGGTGATGCCGCCCACCCAGGCCCGGAGTCTGCGCTTCGTTACCTTG CTGTATCGCCATGGAGACCGTTCACCAGTGAAGACATATCCCAAGGACCCCTATCAGGAAGAAGAATGGCCCCAGGGGTTTGGTCAGTTAACCAAG GAGGGGATGCTACAGCACTGGGAGCTGGGCCAGGCCCTGCGGCAGCGCTATCATGGCTTCCTAAACACCTCTTATCACCGGCAAGAG GTTTATGTGCGAAGCACAGACTTTGACCGGACTCTCATGAGTGCTGAGGCCAACCTGGCTGGACTCTTCCCTCCCAACGGGATGCAGCGCTTCAACCCGAACATCTCGTGGCAGCCTATCCCTGTGCACACTGTgcccatcagtgaggacagg CTGCTGAAGTTCCCGTTGGGCCCGTGTCCCCGTTATGAGCAGCTGCAGAACGAGACCCGGCAGACACCAGAGTATCAGAATGAGAATTCTCGGAATGCA CAATTTCTGGACATGGTGGCCAACGAGACAGGGCTTACAGACCTGACACTGGAGACCGTCTGGAATGTCTATGACACACTCTTCTGTGAG CAAACGCACGGGCTGCGCCTGCCGCCCTGGGCCTCACCCCAAACCATGCAGCGTCTCAGCCAGCTAAAGGACTTCAGCTTCCGCTTCCTCTTCGGAATCTACCAGCAGGCGGAGAAGGCCCGGCTTCAGGGGG GAGTCCTGCTGGCTCAGATAAGGAAGAACCTGACCCTAATGGCGACCACCTCCCAGCTCCCCAAGCTGCTGGTTTACTCCGCG CATGACACTACCCTGGTTGCCCTGCAAATGGCACTGGACGTCTACAACGGTGAACAAGCCCCCTATGCCTCCTGCCACATATTTGAACTGTACCAGGAAGATTCTGG GAATTTCTCAGTGGAGATGTACTTTCGGAACGAGAGTGACAAGGCCCCCTGGCCGCTCAGCCTGCCTGGCTGCCCTCACCGCTGCCCACTGCAGGACTTCCTTCGCCTCACAGAGCCCGTCGTGCCCAAGGATTGGCAGCAGGAGTGCCAGCTGGCAAGCGGTCCTGCAGACACAG AGGTGATCGTGGCCTTGGCTGTATGTGGctccatcctcttcctcctcatagTGCTGCTCCTCACCGTCCTCTTCCGGATGCAGGCCCAGCCTCCTGGCTACCGCCACGTCGCAGATGGGGAGGACCACGCCTGA
- the ACP2 gene encoding lysosomal acid phosphatase isoform X2 — MAGKRSGWSRAALLQLLLGVNLVVMPPTQARSLRFVTLEGMLQHWELGQALRQRYHGFLNTSYHRQEVYVRSTDFDRTLMSAEANLAGLFPPNGMQRFNPNISWQPIPVHTVPISEDRLLKFPLGPCPRYEQLQNETRQTPEYQNENSRNAQFLDMVANETGLTDLTLETVWNVYDTLFCEQTHGLRLPPWASPQTMQRLSQLKDFSFRFLFGIYQQAEKARLQGGVLLAQIRKNLTLMATTSQLPKLLVYSAHDTTLVALQMALDVYNGEQAPYASCHIFELYQEDSGNFSVEMYFRNESDKAPWPLSLPGCPHRCPLQDFLRLTEPVVPKDWQQECQLASGPADTEVIVALAVCGSILFLLIVLLLTVLFRMQAQPPGYRHVADGEDHA, encoded by the exons ATGGCGGGCAAGCGGTCCGGCTGGAGCCGGGCGGCTCTCCTCCAGCTCCTTCTCGGCGTGAACCTGGTGGTGATGCCGCCCACCCAGGCCCGGAGTCTGCGCTTCGTTACCTTG GAGGGGATGCTACAGCACTGGGAGCTGGGCCAGGCCCTGCGGCAGCGCTATCATGGCTTCCTAAACACCTCTTATCACCGGCAAGAG GTTTATGTGCGAAGCACAGACTTTGACCGGACTCTCATGAGTGCTGAGGCCAACCTGGCTGGACTCTTCCCTCCCAACGGGATGCAGCGCTTCAACCCGAACATCTCGTGGCAGCCTATCCCTGTGCACACTGTgcccatcagtgaggacagg CTGCTGAAGTTCCCGTTGGGCCCGTGTCCCCGTTATGAGCAGCTGCAGAACGAGACCCGGCAGACACCAGAGTATCAGAATGAGAATTCTCGGAATGCA CAATTTCTGGACATGGTGGCCAACGAGACAGGGCTTACAGACCTGACACTGGAGACCGTCTGGAATGTCTATGACACACTCTTCTGTGAG CAAACGCACGGGCTGCGCCTGCCGCCCTGGGCCTCACCCCAAACCATGCAGCGTCTCAGCCAGCTAAAGGACTTCAGCTTCCGCTTCCTCTTCGGAATCTACCAGCAGGCGGAGAAGGCCCGGCTTCAGGGGG GAGTCCTGCTGGCTCAGATAAGGAAGAACCTGACCCTAATGGCGACCACCTCCCAGCTCCCCAAGCTGCTGGTTTACTCCGCG CATGACACTACCCTGGTTGCCCTGCAAATGGCACTGGACGTCTACAACGGTGAACAAGCCCCCTATGCCTCCTGCCACATATTTGAACTGTACCAGGAAGATTCTGG GAATTTCTCAGTGGAGATGTACTTTCGGAACGAGAGTGACAAGGCCCCCTGGCCGCTCAGCCTGCCTGGCTGCCCTCACCGCTGCCCACTGCAGGACTTCCTTCGCCTCACAGAGCCCGTCGTGCCCAAGGATTGGCAGCAGGAGTGCCAGCTGGCAAGCGGTCCTGCAGACACAG AGGTGATCGTGGCCTTGGCTGTATGTGGctccatcctcttcctcctcatagTGCTGCTCCTCACCGTCCTCTTCCGGATGCAGGCCCAGCCTCCTGGCTACCGCCACGTCGCAGATGGGGAGGACCACGCCTGA
- the ACP2 gene encoding lysosomal acid phosphatase isoform X4, protein MAGKRSGWSRAALLQLLLGVNLVVMPPTQARSLRFVTLLYRHGDRSPVKTYPKDPYQEEEWPQGFGQLTKEGMLQHWELGQALRQRYHGFLNTSYHRQEVYVRSTDFDRTLMSAEANLAGLFPPNGMQRFNPNISWQPIPVHTVPISEDRLLKFPLGPCPRYEQLQNETRQTPEYQNENSRNAQFLDMVANETGLTDLTLETVWNVYDTLFCEHDTTLVALQMALDVYNGEQAPYASCHIFELYQEDSGNFSVEMYFRNESDKAPWPLSLPGCPHRCPLQDFLRLTEPVVPKDWQQECQLASGPADTEVIVALAVCGSILFLLIVLLLTVLFRMQAQPPGYRHVADGEDHA, encoded by the exons ATGGCGGGCAAGCGGTCCGGCTGGAGCCGGGCGGCTCTCCTCCAGCTCCTTCTCGGCGTGAACCTGGTGGTGATGCCGCCCACCCAGGCCCGGAGTCTGCGCTTCGTTACCTTG CTGTATCGCCATGGAGACCGTTCACCAGTGAAGACATATCCCAAGGACCCCTATCAGGAAGAAGAATGGCCCCAGGGGTTTGGTCAGTTAACCAAG GAGGGGATGCTACAGCACTGGGAGCTGGGCCAGGCCCTGCGGCAGCGCTATCATGGCTTCCTAAACACCTCTTATCACCGGCAAGAG GTTTATGTGCGAAGCACAGACTTTGACCGGACTCTCATGAGTGCTGAGGCCAACCTGGCTGGACTCTTCCCTCCCAACGGGATGCAGCGCTTCAACCCGAACATCTCGTGGCAGCCTATCCCTGTGCACACTGTgcccatcagtgaggacagg CTGCTGAAGTTCCCGTTGGGCCCGTGTCCCCGTTATGAGCAGCTGCAGAACGAGACCCGGCAGACACCAGAGTATCAGAATGAGAATTCTCGGAATGCA CAATTTCTGGACATGGTGGCCAACGAGACAGGGCTTACAGACCTGACACTGGAGACCGTCTGGAATGTCTATGACACACTCTTCTGTGAG CATGACACTACCCTGGTTGCCCTGCAAATGGCACTGGACGTCTACAACGGTGAACAAGCCCCCTATGCCTCCTGCCACATATTTGAACTGTACCAGGAAGATTCTGG GAATTTCTCAGTGGAGATGTACTTTCGGAACGAGAGTGACAAGGCCCCCTGGCCGCTCAGCCTGCCTGGCTGCCCTCACCGCTGCCCACTGCAGGACTTCCTTCGCCTCACAGAGCCCGTCGTGCCCAAGGATTGGCAGCAGGAGTGCCAGCTGGCAAGCGGTCCTGCAGACACAG AGGTGATCGTGGCCTTGGCTGTATGTGGctccatcctcttcctcctcatagTGCTGCTCCTCACCGTCCTCTTCCGGATGCAGGCCCAGCCTCCTGGCTACCGCCACGTCGCAGATGGGGAGGACCACGCCTGA
- the ACP2 gene encoding lysosomal acid phosphatase isoform X5 produces MLQHWELGQALRQRYHGFLNTSYHRQEVYVRSTDFDRTLMSAEANLAGLFPPNGMQRFNPNISWQPIPVHTVPISEDRLLKFPLGPCPRYEQLQNETRQTPEYQNENSRNAQFLDMVANETGLTDLTLETVWNVYDTLFCEQTHGLRLPPWASPQTMQRLSQLKDFSFRFLFGIYQQAEKARLQGGVLLAQIRKNLTLMATTSQLPKLLVYSAHDTTLVALQMALDVYNGEQAPYASCHIFELYQEDSGNFSVEMYFRNESDKAPWPLSLPGCPHRCPLQDFLRLTEPVVPKDWQQECQLASGPADTEVIVALAVCGSILFLLIVLLLTVLFRMQAQPPGYRHVADGEDHA; encoded by the exons ATGCTACAGCACTGGGAGCTGGGCCAGGCCCTGCGGCAGCGCTATCATGGCTTCCTAAACACCTCTTATCACCGGCAAGAG GTTTATGTGCGAAGCACAGACTTTGACCGGACTCTCATGAGTGCTGAGGCCAACCTGGCTGGACTCTTCCCTCCCAACGGGATGCAGCGCTTCAACCCGAACATCTCGTGGCAGCCTATCCCTGTGCACACTGTgcccatcagtgaggacagg CTGCTGAAGTTCCCGTTGGGCCCGTGTCCCCGTTATGAGCAGCTGCAGAACGAGACCCGGCAGACACCAGAGTATCAGAATGAGAATTCTCGGAATGCA CAATTTCTGGACATGGTGGCCAACGAGACAGGGCTTACAGACCTGACACTGGAGACCGTCTGGAATGTCTATGACACACTCTTCTGTGAG CAAACGCACGGGCTGCGCCTGCCGCCCTGGGCCTCACCCCAAACCATGCAGCGTCTCAGCCAGCTAAAGGACTTCAGCTTCCGCTTCCTCTTCGGAATCTACCAGCAGGCGGAGAAGGCCCGGCTTCAGGGGG GAGTCCTGCTGGCTCAGATAAGGAAGAACCTGACCCTAATGGCGACCACCTCCCAGCTCCCCAAGCTGCTGGTTTACTCCGCG CATGACACTACCCTGGTTGCCCTGCAAATGGCACTGGACGTCTACAACGGTGAACAAGCCCCCTATGCCTCCTGCCACATATTTGAACTGTACCAGGAAGATTCTGG GAATTTCTCAGTGGAGATGTACTTTCGGAACGAGAGTGACAAGGCCCCCTGGCCGCTCAGCCTGCCTGGCTGCCCTCACCGCTGCCCACTGCAGGACTTCCTTCGCCTCACAGAGCCCGTCGTGCCCAAGGATTGGCAGCAGGAGTGCCAGCTGGCAAGCGGTCCTGCAGACACAG AGGTGATCGTGGCCTTGGCTGTATGTGGctccatcctcttcctcctcatagTGCTGCTCCTCACCGTCCTCTTCCGGATGCAGGCCCAGCCTCCTGGCTACCGCCACGTCGCAGATGGGGAGGACCACGCCTGA
- the ACP2 gene encoding lysosomal acid phosphatase isoform X3 yields MAGKRSGWSRAALLQLLLGVNLVVMPPTQARSLRFVTLLYRHGDRSPVKTYPKDPYQEEEWPQGFGQLTKEGMLQHWELGQALRQRYHGFLNTSYHRQEVYVRSTDFDRTLMSAEANLAGLFPPNGMQRFNPNISWQPIPVHTVPISEDRQTHGLRLPPWASPQTMQRLSQLKDFSFRFLFGIYQQAEKARLQGGVLLAQIRKNLTLMATTSQLPKLLVYSAHDTTLVALQMALDVYNGEQAPYASCHIFELYQEDSGNFSVEMYFRNESDKAPWPLSLPGCPHRCPLQDFLRLTEPVVPKDWQQECQLASGPADTEVIVALAVCGSILFLLIVLLLTVLFRMQAQPPGYRHVADGEDHA; encoded by the exons ATGGCGGGCAAGCGGTCCGGCTGGAGCCGGGCGGCTCTCCTCCAGCTCCTTCTCGGCGTGAACCTGGTGGTGATGCCGCCCACCCAGGCCCGGAGTCTGCGCTTCGTTACCTTG CTGTATCGCCATGGAGACCGTTCACCAGTGAAGACATATCCCAAGGACCCCTATCAGGAAGAAGAATGGCCCCAGGGGTTTGGTCAGTTAACCAAG GAGGGGATGCTACAGCACTGGGAGCTGGGCCAGGCCCTGCGGCAGCGCTATCATGGCTTCCTAAACACCTCTTATCACCGGCAAGAG GTTTATGTGCGAAGCACAGACTTTGACCGGACTCTCATGAGTGCTGAGGCCAACCTGGCTGGACTCTTCCCTCCCAACGGGATGCAGCGCTTCAACCCGAACATCTCGTGGCAGCCTATCCCTGTGCACACTGTgcccatcagtgaggacagg CAAACGCACGGGCTGCGCCTGCCGCCCTGGGCCTCACCCCAAACCATGCAGCGTCTCAGCCAGCTAAAGGACTTCAGCTTCCGCTTCCTCTTCGGAATCTACCAGCAGGCGGAGAAGGCCCGGCTTCAGGGGG GAGTCCTGCTGGCTCAGATAAGGAAGAACCTGACCCTAATGGCGACCACCTCCCAGCTCCCCAAGCTGCTGGTTTACTCCGCG CATGACACTACCCTGGTTGCCCTGCAAATGGCACTGGACGTCTACAACGGTGAACAAGCCCCCTATGCCTCCTGCCACATATTTGAACTGTACCAGGAAGATTCTGG GAATTTCTCAGTGGAGATGTACTTTCGGAACGAGAGTGACAAGGCCCCCTGGCCGCTCAGCCTGCCTGGCTGCCCTCACCGCTGCCCACTGCAGGACTTCCTTCGCCTCACAGAGCCCGTCGTGCCCAAGGATTGGCAGCAGGAGTGCCAGCTGGCAAGCGGTCCTGCAGACACAG AGGTGATCGTGGCCTTGGCTGTATGTGGctccatcctcttcctcctcatagTGCTGCTCCTCACCGTCCTCTTCCGGATGCAGGCCCAGCCTCCTGGCTACCGCCACGTCGCAGATGGGGAGGACCACGCCTGA